One genomic region from Frateuria soli encodes:
- a CDS encoding VOC family protein, giving the protein MHVQPYLFFDGRCEEAIAFYRDALGAKVVTLMRYSDAPPGDAGCPGGQPPPADKVMHAALQIGQTLIMASDGFAAGRPEFKGVSLSITADDDAQARKLFDALAMGGQVQQPLAPSFFSSSFGMVADRFGVSWMVVAGTHG; this is encoded by the coding sequence ATGCACGTGCAGCCCTACCTGTTTTTCGATGGCCGTTGCGAAGAGGCGATCGCGTTCTACCGCGACGCGCTCGGCGCGAAGGTAGTCACCTTGATGCGTTACTCCGACGCACCGCCGGGCGATGCCGGCTGCCCGGGTGGCCAGCCGCCGCCGGCAGACAAGGTCATGCACGCCGCGCTGCAGATCGGCCAGACCCTGATCATGGCGTCGGACGGCTTCGCCGCCGGTCGGCCCGAGTTCAAGGGCGTGTCCCTTTCCATCACGGCCGACGACGACGCGCAGGCGCGCAAGCTGTTCGACGCGCTGGCCATGGGCGGCCAGGTGCAGCAACCGTTGGCTCCGAGCTTCTTTTCCTCCAGCTTCGGCATGGTGGCCGACCGCTTCGGCGTGTCCTGGATGGTGGTCGCCGGCACGCACGGCTGA
- a CDS encoding carboxymuconolactone decarboxylase family protein, with protein sequence MTQPLYPESTAALARKRRELAPEPLQAFKAFSAAVFAEGALAAQTKQLIAVAVAHVTQCPYCIKGHTTEALRRGATGEQIMEAIWVAAEMRAGGAYAHSALALDVMQQHSHPDAP encoded by the coding sequence ATGACGCAGCCGCTTTACCCCGAGTCCACCGCCGCGCTCGCGCGCAAGCGCCGGGAACTTGCCCCGGAGCCGTTGCAGGCCTTCAAGGCGTTCAGCGCCGCGGTCTTCGCGGAGGGAGCGCTGGCGGCACAGACCAAGCAGCTGATCGCGGTGGCCGTGGCGCACGTCACCCAATGCCCGTACTGCATCAAGGGCCACACCACCGAGGCGCTCAGGCGGGGTGCCACCGGGGAGCAGATCATGGAGGCCATCTGGGTGGCTGCCGAGATGCGTGCCGGCGGGGCCTATGCCCATTCCGCGCTGGCGCTGGACGTCATGCAGCAGCACTCGCACCCGGACGCCCCATGA
- a CDS encoding PLP-dependent cysteine synthase family protein, with protein sequence MSTMTTRYQGVSSSILDAVGDTPLLEVEGIFAKLEFLNPSGSIKARIAKYMIERAEEEGLLRPGDTIVEATSGNTGNALSMVAAIKGYRMLVVMPEGLSSERVAISRAYGADVLFCGNFHVDQALERARELGRQPGFFFPGQFESEWNVEENRLILGPEILAQLPSGRLPDALVLGVGTGGTLVGVGQAFREANPQVRLFAMEPSESRTILCGEIASHTIEGISDGFVPGIFQRNAGLVNEVLSVSSEDAVDAMRHLARRHGLLCGPSSGAHLLAAKRVRERFPELKTVVTAFCDEGEKYLHEYFMPGQEAASTPPQFA encoded by the coding sequence ATGAGCACCATGACCACGCGATACCAGGGCGTTTCGTCCAGCATCCTCGACGCCGTGGGCGACACGCCCTTGCTCGAGGTCGAGGGGATCTTCGCCAAACTCGAGTTCCTCAATCCCTCCGGCTCGATCAAGGCGCGCATCGCCAAGTACATGATCGAGCGGGCGGAGGAGGAAGGCCTGCTGAGACCCGGCGACACCATTGTCGAGGCGACCAGCGGCAACACCGGCAACGCGCTGTCGATGGTTGCCGCGATCAAGGGCTACCGCATGCTGGTGGTGATGCCCGAGGGACTGTCCAGCGAGCGCGTCGCGATCTCGCGCGCCTACGGCGCCGACGTGCTGTTCTGCGGAAACTTCCACGTCGACCAGGCGCTGGAGCGCGCACGGGAACTGGGCCGGCAGCCCGGATTCTTCTTCCCCGGCCAGTTCGAGTCCGAGTGGAACGTGGAGGAGAACCGCCTGATCCTCGGCCCGGAGATCCTCGCCCAGTTGCCATCCGGGCGATTGCCCGACGCACTGGTGCTGGGCGTGGGCACCGGCGGCACGCTGGTGGGCGTCGGCCAGGCGTTCCGCGAGGCCAACCCGCAGGTGCGCCTGTTCGCGATGGAGCCGAGCGAGTCGCGCACCATCCTGTGCGGGGAGATCGCCTCGCACACCATCGAGGGCATCTCCGACGGCTTCGTACCCGGCATCTTCCAGCGCAATGCGGGGCTGGTGAACGAGGTGCTCAGCGTATCCAGCGAGGATGCGGTGGATGCCATGCGTCACCTGGCACGTCGCCATGGCCTGCTGTGCGGCCCGAGTTCGGGCGCGCACCTGCTCGCGGCCAAGCGCGTGCGCGAGCGCTTTCCGGAACTGAAGACGGTGGTGACCGCATTCTGCGACGAGGGCGAAAAGTACCTGCACGAGTACTTCATGCCCGGGCAGGAAGCGGCATCCACGCCACCGCAGTTCGCCTGA
- a CDS encoding DsbA family oxidoreductase — translation MTSPIPLRIDFVSDVSCPWCAVGLASLERALQRLEGTVQADIHLQPFELNPQLPAEGEDATEHLMRKYGIDIGQVEANRAVIRERAASVGFAFNMRVGSRVYNTFDAHRLLHWAELEGRHLALKKALLRAYFTDGEDVASHAVLARLAGEAGLDGDEARRVLETGAYAGEVRSQERLFQQRGIRSVPATIVNGMHLIPGGQPPEVFEQALREIAASANH, via the coding sequence ATGACCTCGCCCATTCCGCTTCGCATCGACTTCGTCTCGGACGTGTCCTGCCCCTGGTGTGCCGTCGGCCTCGCGTCGCTGGAGCGGGCCCTCCAGCGCCTCGAAGGCACCGTGCAGGCGGACATCCACCTGCAGCCATTCGAGCTCAACCCGCAGCTTCCGGCCGAAGGCGAGGACGCTACCGAGCACCTGATGCGCAAGTACGGCATCGACATCGGCCAGGTGGAAGCCAACCGCGCGGTGATCCGCGAGCGGGCGGCGTCGGTGGGCTTCGCGTTCAACATGCGCGTGGGCAGCCGCGTCTACAACACTTTTGACGCGCACCGCCTGTTGCATTGGGCGGAGCTCGAGGGCCGCCACCTGGCGCTGAAGAAGGCACTGCTGCGCGCCTATTTCACCGACGGCGAGGACGTGGCTTCGCACGCGGTGCTGGCGCGCCTGGCCGGCGAGGCGGGGCTGGACGGCGACGAGGCGCGGCGTGTGCTCGAAACCGGTGCTTACGCCGGCGAAGTGCGCTCGCAGGAGCGGTTGTTCCAGCAACGCGGCATCCGTTCGGTGCCGGCGACCATCGTCAACGGGATGCACCTGATTCCCGGCGGGCAGCCGCCAGAGGTGTTCGAACAGGCCTTGCGCGAGATCGCCGCGTCGGCGAACCACTGA
- a CDS encoding N-acetylmuramoyl-L-alanine amidase: MCAPLFRASRILPLAVLLAACGPVRNPMAHWVPSPNYDERRPVAIVIHFTDQHSVQESLHTLRTANSGGPVSAHYLIGSGGDIYQLVADGKRAWQAGPGRWGTITDLNSASIGIELDNNGHSPFAPAQIDSLLRLLADLTTRLRIPPTQIIGHEDLAPGRKDDPGPLFPWQRLAEAGYGLWPQGPLVDPPPGFDPWMALALVGYPLDDRAAAVRSFHHHFRGMDGDTLDAQDLRVLYALACQLTGTPEVVPGSR; this comes from the coding sequence ATGTGCGCGCCCCTGTTTCGCGCCAGCCGCATCCTGCCCCTGGCCGTGCTCCTGGCCGCATGCGGTCCCGTGCGCAACCCGATGGCGCACTGGGTGCCATCGCCAAACTACGACGAGCGCCGTCCGGTGGCGATCGTCATCCATTTCACCGATCAGCACTCGGTGCAGGAGAGCCTGCACACCCTGCGCACCGCCAACAGCGGCGGGCCGGTGAGCGCGCATTACCTGATCGGCAGCGGCGGGGACATCTACCAGCTGGTCGCCGACGGCAAGCGTGCCTGGCAGGCCGGTCCCGGGCGCTGGGGCACGATCACCGACCTCAACTCGGCCTCGATCGGCATCGAGCTGGACAACAATGGCCACTCGCCGTTCGCGCCCGCGCAGATCGACAGCCTGCTGCGGCTGCTGGCCGACCTCACCACGCGCCTGCGCATCCCGCCGACGCAGATCATCGGCCACGAGGACCTCGCGCCCGGTCGCAAGGACGATCCCGGTCCGCTGTTTCCCTGGCAACGCCTGGCCGAAGCCGGCTACGGGCTGTGGCCGCAAGGCCCGCTGGTCGATCCGCCGCCGGGCTTCGATCCCTGGATGGCGCTGGCGCTGGTCGGCTATCCGCTGGACGACCGTGCGGCCGCGGTGCGCTCCTTCCATCACCATTTCCGCGGCATGGACGGCGACACGCTGGACGCGCAGGACCTGCGCGTGCTGTACGCGCTGGCCTGCCAGCTCACCGGGACGCCGGAAGTTGTGCCGGGATCGCGGTAG
- a CDS encoding penicillin acylase family protein, with product MPATTSSMPVRPMLRHARRTLPLATLLAFGLVTAAQADAGEQARWKQEAQAVTITRDDWGIAHVHGRRDADAVFGMVYAQAEDDFNRVETNYLNALGRLAEAEGEQALWSDLRQQLFIDPVELKKLYARSPDWLKQLMNAWADGLNYYMATHPDVHPRVITHYEPWMALSFTEGSIGGDIERVSLKQLQAFYGKPHDAPVPVAMAQAHPSWVEPTGSNGIAIAPRLTADGHALLLINPHTSFFFRSELQMTSDAGLDAYGAVTWGQFFVYQGFNHHIGWMHTSTGADVVDEFAETIVRKDGKPYYRYGKDLRPVTTREITLSYRAKDGSMAKRTFTAYFTHHGPIVREAGGRWIAMALMNRPIPALEQSWLRTKAHDYASYMQVAELKANSSNNTLFADDKGEIAYLHPQFIPRRDDRFDYTRPVDGSDPATDWQGLTPLDQAPHVVDPANGWVYNTNNWPYSAAGKDSPKKADFPRYMDTFGENPRGLHAIRVLTGKDGFTRASLITAAFDSYLPAFARQIPILVADYDALPASDPLKKKLAGPIALLRHWDYRWGIASMPTSLAVFWGDTLWDEVSKADTAEGLSIYDAMAEKAGSKARLAALVEAVDRLEKDFGHWGVSWGEINRFQRINGDLVQPFDDSKPSIPVPFTSSRWGSLASFGAHRWPGTKRYYGTSGNSFVAVVEFGPKVSARAITAGGESGHPQSPHFNDEAERYTTGNLREVYYWPEQLKGHTEQVYHPGEGRHVL from the coding sequence ATGCCCGCCACCACTTCGTCCATGCCGGTCCGACCGATGCTCCGCCACGCACGGCGTACCCTGCCGTTGGCCACCCTGCTTGCGTTCGGCCTGGTCACGGCCGCCCAGGCGGACGCCGGCGAGCAGGCGCGCTGGAAGCAGGAAGCCCAGGCCGTGACCATCACCCGCGACGACTGGGGCATCGCCCACGTACACGGCAGGAGGGATGCGGACGCGGTGTTCGGCATGGTCTACGCGCAGGCGGAGGACGACTTCAACCGCGTCGAGACCAACTACCTCAATGCGCTGGGCCGGCTGGCCGAGGCCGAGGGCGAGCAGGCGCTCTGGTCCGACCTGCGCCAGCAGCTCTTCATCGACCCGGTGGAGTTGAAGAAGCTCTACGCGCGCAGCCCCGACTGGCTGAAGCAGCTGATGAACGCGTGGGCCGACGGCCTCAACTATTACATGGCCACTCATCCAGACGTGCACCCGCGGGTGATCACCCACTACGAGCCGTGGATGGCGCTGAGCTTCACCGAGGGCAGCATCGGTGGCGACATCGAACGCGTCTCGCTCAAGCAGCTGCAGGCCTTCTACGGCAAGCCGCACGACGCGCCGGTGCCGGTGGCGATGGCCCAGGCGCACCCGAGCTGGGTCGAGCCGACCGGTTCGAACGGCATCGCGATCGCCCCAAGGCTCACCGCCGACGGCCACGCGCTGCTGCTGATCAACCCGCACACCTCGTTCTTCTTCCGCTCAGAGTTGCAGATGACCTCCGACGCGGGCCTGGACGCGTACGGGGCGGTGACCTGGGGCCAGTTCTTCGTCTACCAGGGGTTCAACCACCACATCGGCTGGATGCACACCTCCACGGGCGCGGACGTGGTGGACGAGTTCGCCGAAACCATCGTGCGCAAGGATGGCAAGCCGTACTACCGCTATGGCAAGGACCTGCGACCCGTCACCACGCGGGAGATCACCCTGTCCTACCGCGCGAAGGACGGCTCGATGGCCAAACGCACGTTCACCGCATACTTCACCCACCACGGCCCGATCGTGCGCGAAGCCGGCGGCAGGTGGATCGCCATGGCGCTGATGAACCGGCCGATCCCCGCGCTGGAGCAGAGCTGGCTGCGCACCAAGGCGCACGACTACGCCAGCTACATGCAGGTCGCCGAACTCAAGGCCAACTCGTCCAACAACACGCTTTTCGCCGACGACAAGGGCGAGATCGCCTACCTGCACCCGCAGTTCATCCCCAGGCGCGACGACCGCTTCGACTACACCAGGCCGGTGGACGGCTCCGACCCCGCCACCGACTGGCAGGGCCTCACGCCGCTGGACCAGGCACCGCACGTGGTCGATCCTGCCAACGGCTGGGTCTACAACACCAACAACTGGCCCTACTCCGCCGCCGGCAAGGACAGCCCGAAGAAGGCCGACTTCCCGCGCTACATGGACACCTTCGGCGAGAACCCGCGCGGCCTGCACGCCATTCGCGTGCTCACCGGGAAGGACGGCTTCACCCGCGCCTCGCTGATCACCGCCGCGTTCGATTCCTACCTGCCCGCCTTCGCGCGGCAGATCCCCATCCTGGTCGCCGACTACGACGCGCTGCCGGCCAGCGATCCGCTGAAGAAGAAGCTCGCCGGTCCGATCGCCCTGTTGCGCCACTGGGACTATCGCTGGGGTATCGCCTCGATGCCGACGTCGCTGGCGGTGTTCTGGGGCGACACGCTGTGGGACGAAGTGAGCAAGGCCGACACCGCCGAAGGCCTGTCGATCTACGACGCGATGGCCGAGAAGGCCGGCTCGAAGGCGCGCCTGGCCGCCTTGGTGGAGGCGGTCGACCGGCTGGAGAAGGACTTCGGCCACTGGGGCGTGTCCTGGGGCGAGATCAACCGCTTCCAGCGCATCAACGGCGACCTGGTGCAGCCCTTCGACGACAGCAAGCCGAGCATCCCGGTGCCCTTCACCTCCTCGCGCTGGGGTTCGCTGGCCTCCTTCGGCGCGCACCGCTGGCCAGGTACGAAGCGCTACTACGGCACCAGCGGCAACAGCTTCGTTGCGGTGGTGGAGTTCGGGCCGAAGGTGAGCGCGCGGGCGATCACCGCCGGCGGCGAGAGCGGGCATCCGCAGTCGCCGCACTTCAACGACGAGGCCGAGCGCTACACCACCGGCAACCTGCGCGAGGTGTACTACTGGCCCGAGCAGCTGAAGGGCCATACCGAACAGGTGTATCACCCGGGCGAGGGCAGGCACGTGCTCTGA
- a CDS encoding nitric-oxide reductase large subunit, whose translation MNTVSEPLLGDEGPVSPWWLRILGIVMVVGFALLLMITALAYRNAPPIPDRVVDPQGNTVFTGQDVRDGQAIFLRYGLMNNGSIWGHGAYLGPDYSALALHWMGQDTARDIALRQYGRPPEQLNDMEKAALQAQTAVVMKTNRYDAATGTLRLTAPEAAAYHRQVGYWADYFTASARNGGLKPDLITDPVELHQFAAFVSWAAWVSVATRPGKTYSYTNNFPYDPSVGNVPTSGSILWSALSLVVLLGGIATVLLIFGRFEHLGWVSERHVHPQVLPGAASPGQRALVKYFVVVALLFLLQTLVGGAIAHSRAQPGDFYGFPLDSILPSNLLRTWHLQTAIFWIATAYVAAALFLGRTLRADEPPSFKLWVNLIFGAFAVVIFGSLLGEWLGMSNLLGDLWFWLGNQGWEFLELGRVWQVLMIMGLFVWFGLLWTLARPRNVSPQAKPLAAMFMVAALAIPAFYIPALFFGAHTNYTIVDTWRFWIIHLWVEGFFELFATTVVALTFFQLGLTRRNTALRVIYLDAILYFLGGLVGTGHHWYFSGQTQVNLALAGMFSVLEVVPLTLLTLDAWAFVRATRAECEECGHAINIPHKWTFYFLMAVGFWNFVGAGVFGFLINLPIVSYYEVGTILTPNHGHAALMGVFGMLAIALMVFVLRQVLDDARWAQVEKYVRTCFFGSNIGLVLMLALSLFPGGILQVWDVVQHGYWHARGLEFTASAAARTLEWLRLPGDLVFIVFGAVPLLIAGIKGWQLMRGQPAGTGVTPSR comes from the coding sequence ATGAATACCGTTTCCGAACCGTTGCTGGGCGACGAGGGCCCGGTCTCGCCCTGGTGGTTGCGCATCCTGGGCATCGTGATGGTGGTGGGTTTCGCGCTGCTGCTGATGATCACCGCGCTGGCCTACAGGAACGCACCGCCGATTCCCGACCGGGTGGTCGATCCCCAGGGAAACACGGTGTTCACCGGCCAGGACGTCCGCGACGGCCAGGCGATATTCCTGCGCTACGGGCTGATGAACAACGGCAGTATCTGGGGCCACGGCGCCTACCTCGGCCCGGACTACTCCGCCCTGGCGCTGCACTGGATGGGCCAGGACACCGCGCGCGACATCGCGCTGCGACAGTACGGCCGCCCGCCCGAGCAACTCAACGACATGGAGAAGGCGGCGCTGCAGGCGCAAACGGCGGTGGTGATGAAGACCAACCGCTACGACGCCGCCACCGGCACGCTCCGCCTGACGGCGCCCGAGGCGGCCGCCTATCATCGCCAGGTCGGCTACTGGGCGGATTACTTCACGGCCTCGGCCCGCAATGGCGGCCTCAAGCCCGATCTGATCACCGATCCGGTGGAACTGCACCAGTTCGCTGCCTTCGTCAGCTGGGCCGCGTGGGTGTCGGTCGCCACGCGACCGGGCAAGACTTATTCGTACACCAACAACTTCCCCTATGACCCCAGCGTGGGCAACGTGCCAACATCGGGGTCGATCCTGTGGAGCGCACTCAGCCTGGTGGTGCTGCTGGGCGGCATCGCCACGGTGCTGCTGATCTTCGGCCGCTTCGAGCACCTGGGGTGGGTCAGCGAGCGGCACGTCCACCCGCAAGTGTTGCCGGGCGCGGCGAGCCCGGGCCAGCGCGCGCTGGTGAAGTATTTCGTGGTGGTGGCGCTGCTGTTCCTGCTGCAGACACTGGTCGGTGGCGCGATCGCGCATTCGCGCGCGCAGCCGGGCGACTTCTACGGCTTCCCGCTCGACTCGATCCTGCCGAGCAACCTGCTGCGCACCTGGCACCTGCAGACGGCGATCTTCTGGATCGCCACCGCCTACGTGGCTGCCGCGCTGTTCCTGGGGCGCACGCTGCGTGCCGACGAGCCGCCCTCGTTCAAGCTTTGGGTGAACCTGATCTTCGGCGCGTTCGCCGTGGTGATCTTCGGCAGCCTGCTGGGCGAATGGCTGGGCATGTCGAACCTGCTGGGCGACCTGTGGTTCTGGCTGGGCAACCAGGGCTGGGAGTTCCTGGAACTCGGCAGGGTCTGGCAGGTGCTGATGATCATGGGCCTGTTCGTGTGGTTCGGCCTGCTGTGGACACTGGCGCGCCCACGCAACGTCAGCCCGCAGGCCAAGCCGCTGGCGGCCATGTTCATGGTGGCGGCGCTGGCCATCCCGGCGTTCTACATCCCCGCGCTGTTCTTTGGAGCGCACACCAACTACACGATCGTGGACACCTGGCGCTTCTGGATCATCCACCTGTGGGTGGAGGGCTTCTTCGAGCTGTTCGCCACCACCGTGGTGGCGCTGACCTTCTTCCAGCTCGGACTGACCCGGCGTAACACGGCGCTGCGGGTGATCTATCTGGATGCGATCCTGTACTTCCTCGGCGGCCTGGTGGGCACCGGCCACCACTGGTACTTCAGCGGCCAGACCCAGGTCAACCTGGCCCTGGCCGGCATGTTCTCGGTGCTGGAAGTAGTGCCGCTGACCCTGCTCACGCTGGACGCCTGGGCCTTCGTGCGCGCCACCCGCGCCGAGTGCGAGGAATGCGGCCACGCCATCAACATTCCGCACAAGTGGACCTTCTACTTCCTGATGGCCGTGGGCTTCTGGAACTTCGTCGGCGCCGGCGTGTTCGGCTTCCTGATCAACCTGCCGATCGTCAGCTACTACGAGGTCGGGACCATCCTCACGCCCAACCACGGCCACGCGGCGCTGATGGGCGTGTTCGGCATGCTGGCGATCGCGCTGATGGTGTTCGTGCTGCGCCAGGTGCTGGACGACGCGCGCTGGGCGCAGGTGGAGAAGTACGTGCGCACGTGCTTCTTCGGCAGCAACATCGGCCTGGTGCTGATGCTGGCGCTGAGCCTGTTCCCCGGCGGCATCCTGCAGGTCTGGGACGTAGTCCAGCACGGCTACTGGCATGCGCGTGGCCTGGAGTTCACCGCCAGCGCCGCTGCCCGCACGCTGGAATGGCTGCGGCTGCCTGGCGATCTGGTGTTCATCGTTTTCGGCGCGGTGCCGCTGCTGATCGCGGGAATCAAGGGCTGGCAACTGATGCGCGGGCAACCGGCCGGGACCGGCGTCACGCCCTCCCGCTAG
- a CDS encoding glutathione S-transferase N-terminal domain-containing protein yields the protein MPDLSAFPITARWPARHPDRIQLYSLNTPNGVKVSIMLEETGLAYEPHLVDIMQEESRTPEFLSLNPNGKVPAIIDPDGPGGEPIGLFESGAILLYLAEKTGMFLSTDPALRWETIQWLFFQMASIGPMFGQVGFFHKFAGREYEDKRPLKRYVDESRRLLGVLEARLDERPWLMGEDYSIVDIATLGWVNNLIDFYGARDLVHFDELSNVPAWLERGLARPAVARGLLIPSRG from the coding sequence GTGCCCGATCTGTCCGCCTTTCCGATCACTGCACGTTGGCCGGCACGGCATCCGGACCGCATCCAGCTCTATTCGCTCAACACGCCCAACGGCGTGAAGGTGTCGATCATGCTGGAGGAGACCGGGCTGGCCTACGAGCCGCACCTGGTCGACATCATGCAGGAGGAGAGCCGGACGCCGGAGTTCCTCTCGCTCAATCCCAACGGCAAGGTCCCGGCGATCATCGATCCCGATGGTCCCGGCGGCGAGCCGATCGGCTTGTTCGAGTCGGGCGCGATCCTGCTCTACCTGGCCGAGAAGACCGGCATGTTCCTGTCGACTGATCCGGCCTTGCGCTGGGAAACCATCCAATGGTTGTTCTTCCAGATGGCGTCGATCGGGCCGATGTTCGGCCAGGTGGGCTTTTTCCACAAGTTCGCCGGTCGCGAGTACGAGGACAAGCGCCCGCTCAAGCGCTACGTGGACGAATCGCGACGCCTGCTCGGCGTGCTGGAGGCGCGACTGGACGAGCGGCCGTGGCTGATGGGCGAGGACTACAGCATCGTCGACATCGCCACGCTGGGCTGGGTGAACAACCTGATCGACTTCTACGGGGCGCGTGACCTGGTCCACTTCGACGAATTGTCGAACGTCCCGGCCTGGCTCGAGCGCGGGCTGGCGCGCCCGGCGGTGGCGCGCGGGCTGCTGATACCCAGCCGGGGCTAG
- a CDS encoding alpha/beta hydrolase-fold protein — MRLHPSALFSPLVALLLAACTAGGDITRPIPTRWVPATQPPHRLVVMLPGRGDDLQSLGRRGIVQTIHEYWPDADVVLTGLTMPFYREGRAAERLHDEVLAAARARHYDQVWLAGISLGGMGALLYDRAYPGEIDGMLLISPYLGDKAIYREIQASGGLDHWQPGPVQPLSEANYQRELWRYIQRWSNDPGRTASTWVAYGDKERFRDRVALLATQLPSGHAFELPGHHNWKLWQPAARTLLQHARLEPARATESKQPAGN; from the coding sequence ATGCGCCTGCATCCGTCCGCACTGTTCAGTCCCCTGGTCGCCCTGTTGTTGGCCGCCTGCACCGCCGGCGGTGACATCACCCGTCCGATCCCCACCCGGTGGGTGCCCGCCACGCAACCGCCGCACCGGCTGGTCGTGATGCTGCCCGGGCGGGGCGACGACCTGCAGTCGCTGGGCAGGCGCGGCATCGTGCAGACGATCCATGAGTACTGGCCGGACGCCGATGTGGTCCTGACCGGCCTCACCATGCCCTTCTACCGCGAAGGCCGCGCAGCCGAGCGCCTGCACGATGAGGTACTGGCCGCGGCCCGCGCGCGGCACTACGACCAGGTCTGGCTGGCGGGCATCTCGCTGGGGGGCATGGGCGCGCTGCTGTACGACCGGGCCTACCCGGGCGAGATCGACGGCATGCTGCTGATCTCGCCCTACCTGGGCGACAAGGCCATCTACCGCGAAATCCAGGCTTCCGGTGGACTGGATCACTGGCAACCCGGGCCCGTGCAGCCCCTCAGCGAGGCGAACTACCAGCGCGAGCTGTGGCGCTACATCCAGCGCTGGTCGAACGATCCCGGGCGCACGGCGTCGACATGGGTCGCCTACGGCGACAAGGAGCGCTTTCGCGACCGGGTGGCCCTGCTGGCCACACAGCTGCCATCAGGCCACGCATTCGAGCTGCCGGGGCACCATAACTGGAAGCTGTGGCAGCCGGCCGCGCGCACGCTGCTGCAGCATGCCCGGCTCGAACCGGCGCGAGCGACCGAATCGAAACAGCCCGCGGGCAACTAG
- a CDS encoding TenA family transcriptional regulator, with the protein MTHRFERTGPLADISSYPQWAQDMVGACEEAKQSVIRHELWDRMRELRLGRQGTRDFMAGIWPLIERFPAYMARNLLKTQYGRSPGDNMARRWLVRNIRVEQNHAEHWLNWAEGAGVPRWEVLYGERAQGTQVLADWCEEVSQHDSLAAGLVATNYAVEGATGEWSQLIYDSTSYARSMPADKRVQSLRWLQLHAAYDDTHPWEALDIVCTLKGTCPAADEVDHLTECVKRSYTGMRILADRCIAQPLDYGTVNEAAA; encoded by the coding sequence ATGACTCACCGTTTCGAACGGACCGGCCCGCTGGCCGACATTTCCAGCTATCCGCAGTGGGCGCAGGATATGGTCGGCGCCTGCGAGGAGGCCAAACAGAGCGTGATCCGCCACGAGTTGTGGGACCGGATGCGCGAGCTGAGGCTCGGCAGACAGGGTACCCGCGACTTCATGGCCGGCATCTGGCCGTTGATCGAGCGCTTTCCCGCCTACATGGCGCGCAACCTGCTCAAGACCCAGTACGGTCGCAGTCCCGGCGACAACATGGCCCGACGCTGGCTGGTGCGCAACATCCGCGTCGAGCAGAACCATGCCGAGCACTGGCTGAATTGGGCCGAGGGCGCCGGCGTGCCGCGCTGGGAGGTCCTGTACGGCGAGCGGGCCCAGGGCACCCAGGTGCTGGCCGACTGGTGCGAGGAGGTCAGCCAGCACGACAGCCTGGCGGCCGGCCTCGTGGCCACCAACTATGCGGTCGAGGGAGCCACCGGCGAGTGGTCGCAGCTGATCTACGACAGCACCAGTTATGCTCGGAGCATGCCGGCGGACAAGCGCGTGCAGAGCCTGCGCTGGCTGCAGTTGCACGCCGCCTACGACGACACGCACCCTTGGGAAGCACTGGACATCGTGTGTACCCTCAAGGGAACCTGCCCGGCGGCCGATGAAGTGGACCATCTCACCGAGTGCGTCAAACGCAGCTACACCGGTATGCGGATCCTGGCCGACCGCTGCATTGCGCAGCCGCTCGATTACGGAACCGTGAACGAGGCGGCGGCCTGA